A window of the Dermacentor variabilis isolate Ectoservices unplaced genomic scaffold, ASM5094787v1 scaffold_12, whole genome shotgun sequence genome harbors these coding sequences:
- the LOC142565826 gene encoding uncharacterized protein LOC142565826, whose amino-acid sequence MHSETPATTALPAAPSDQGPLSAGLTPRGAAFSIEALLGLGPESPDSSTPAPSSGSESCGGAESRRRPDTCNGGGGGRRQSSEPRPKRVRTIFSAEQLERLEAEFQQQQYMVGPERLYLAASLRLTEAQVKVWFQNRRIKWRKQHLDMQRLAHAASKLPPL is encoded by the coding sequence ATGCACAGCGAGACGCCCGCAACGACCGCCCTGCCGGCGGCTCCGTCCGACCAGGGCCCGCTCAGCGCGGGCCTGACGCCCCGCGGGGCCGCCTTCAGCATCGAGGCTCTGCTGGGCCTGGGACCCGAATCACCCGATTCATCCACGCCCGCACCTTCTTCCGGCTCCGAGAGCTGCGGCGGCGCCGAGAGTCGCCGAAGGCCCGACACCTGCAACGGCGGCGGCGGGGGCCGCCGCCAGAGCTCGGAGCCGCGGCCAAAGCGTGTGCGCACCATCTTCAGCGCCGAGCAGTTGGAGCGCCTCGAGGCCGAATTCCAGCAGCAGCAATACATGGTGGGACCCGAACGACTGTACCTGGCCGCTTCACTGCGACTCACGGAGGCCCAAGTCAAGGTGTGGTTCCAGAACAGGCGCATCAAGTGGCGCAAACAGCATCTTGACATGCAGAGGCTCGCCCACGCCGCTTCCAAGCTGCCACCgctgtga